The following coding sequences lie in one Arachis ipaensis cultivar K30076 chromosome B05, Araip1.1, whole genome shotgun sequence genomic window:
- the LOC107640849 gene encoding extensin-like: MRKKTVSQKPPREKIFKLSAKQKPFTHSQDRTFTPSPSRPTSPPRSDPMAHTKNPLRFPPSAKQTPPPKEPPSKHCSSKPSSSKGKRPAASEPTSEPTQPKTRSIPLSSQGGKPRLPLKSIRELDIDPFAHKSHFMTSHSNYNPYRFKSAMNNDFYEGVIKYRTDETDSC; this comes from the coding sequence atgaggaagaaaactgtTTCACAAAAGCCTCCACGTGAAAAGATCTTCAAGCTTTCTGCAAAGCAAAAACCTTTCACTCACTCTCAAGACCGAACCTTCACTCCATCACCTTCTCGTCCTACCTCACCTCCTCGGTCGGATCCAATGGCTCACACTAAGAACCCCTTAAGGTTTCCACCTTCAGCCAAGCAGACACCTCCACCAAAGGAACCTCCTTCTAAACATTGTTCGTCGAAGCCAAGCTCTTCGAAAGGGAAACGCCCAGCTGCTAGCGAACCTACCTCTGAGCCCACACAACCTAAGACAAGGTCTATTCCCTTGAGTTCTCAAGGAGGTAAACCTCGACTCCCTCTTAAATCTATTAGAGAACtagacattgatccttttgctcatAAATCCCACTTCATGACGTCTCACTCCAACTATAATCCTTACAGATTTAAGTCTGCCATGAATAATGATTTTTATGAAGGAGTTATTAAGTACCGTACTGATGAAacagattcttgctag